One region of Carya illinoinensis cultivar Pawnee chromosome 8, C.illinoinensisPawnee_v1, whole genome shotgun sequence genomic DNA includes:
- the LOC122319084 gene encoding zinc finger protein 3, with product MKTTKTEPCNSIFSANQEAYPCPNTPQQNPEENKHLGVTEEDEGHEKETKLDIFLDLNVCSHEDQSDRGFDAELNLIDCLDVGSSQIPSSETDPHDDQASYAEPRVFSCNYCKRKFYSSQALGGHQNAHKRERTLAKRGQKIAAHILASAEAFGHSLHQHHHQHYPSMASLPLHGANYNNRSLGIQAHSMIQKPSYKSSSVGFWEPQGWSRPLIDQQPAVGNFHTPVGSLSRGSVGRFGLLRTINGSPARDDEFSGFWSADSAALYRTNQEEMKKLDLSLKL from the coding sequence ATGAAAACAACAAAGACTGAGCCATGTAATAGCATCTTCTCTGCTAATCAAGAGGCTTATCCATGTCCGAATACACCACAGCAAAACCCAGAAGAAAACAAGCACCTGGGAGTTACAGAAGAGGATGAAGGTCATGAAAAGGAGACAAAGCTAGATATCTTCTTAGATCTGAATGTCTGTAGTCATGAGGATCAGTCCGATCGTGGGTTTGATGCAGAGCTCAATCTCATTGATTGCTTGGACGTGGGTTCATCTCAGATTCCATCATCAGAAACTGATCCCCATGATGATCAGGCTTCTTATGCCGAGCCACGAGTTTTCTCATGCAACTAttgcaaaagaaaattctatagtTCACAAGCACTAGGAGGCCACCAAAATGCCCACAAAAGAGAGAGGACTCTAGCAAAAAGAGGACAAAAGATAGCAGCACACATATTGGCCTCCGCAGAAGCTTTTGGGCACTCCCTCCACCAGCACCACCACCAGCACTACCCAAGCATggcttctcttcctcttcatggTGCTAATTACAATAACAGATCGCTCGGAATTCAGGCGCATTCTATGATCCAAAAGCCTTCTTACAAATCATCTTCGGTTGGGTTCTGGGAACCTCAGGGCTGGTCAAGACCCCTCATTGACCAACAACCAGCAGTTGGGAATTTTCACACACCAGTAGGATCGCTTTCGCGAGGCAGCGTTGGTAGATTTGGCTTGCTAAGAACGATTAATGGTTCTCCAGCCCGTGATGATGAATTTAGTGGATTTTGGTCTGCAGATAGTGCTGCTCTTTACAGGACTAATCAAGAGGAGATGAAGAAGCTTGACTTATCTCTCAAGCTTTAA